A genomic segment from Gossypium hirsutum isolate 1008001.06 chromosome D04, Gossypium_hirsutum_v2.1, whole genome shotgun sequence encodes:
- the LOC107898127 gene encoding josephin-like protein encodes MFLKKRGSGNSRRRSGNRNRMVVVGMFMFRLVKRPRFIPAKALLGRVGAKVASALRFESIRRSCRHKVSSSNLPRPRSLTESTESHHAEAIEDCIQFLNTSSSLSRSNSVSTCSS; translated from the coding sequence ATGTTTCTGAAAAAAAGGGGCAGTGGCAATAGCAGAAGAAGATCAGGTAATAGAAACAGGATGGTCGTCGTTGGGATGTTTATGTTTAGGCTCGTCAAAAGACCAAGATTTATACCAGCAAAAGCATTGTTGGGGCGTGTCGGAGCTAAAGTTGCAAGTGCTTTGCGTTTTGAATCCATTCGAAGGAGCTGTCGGCATAAGGTTTCTTCTTCGAATCTGCCGAGGCCACGTTCATTGACGGAATCTACTGAGTCTCATCATGCTGAAGCTATTGAAGATTGCATCCAGTTCTTGAATACTTCTTCATCTTTGTCAAGATCAAACTCGGTTTCTACATGTTCTAGCTAG